The sequence GCCTAGAGCATCAGAAAAACAAAAAACCCGCCGCTCGGCGGGTTTTTTGTTTCCCGATGCACCCTTATTTAAGCTTAACTTCCTTGTAGATTACGTGCTTGCGCGCCACCGGGTCGAATTTCTTGATTTCCATTTTTTCGGTTTGGCTGCGTTTGTTCTTAGTCGTAGTGTAAAAATGACCGGTGCCGGCAGATGATTCAAGTTTTATTTTCTCCCGCATGCCGCTGCTCCCTATTTCTTCCCGCTCAAATCTGCGAGCACCGCCTCGATGCCTTTCCGGTCAATAGTGCGAAGCGCTGCGTTGGTCACGCGCAGGCGCACCCAGCGCTTTTCATTTTCCAGCCAGAACTTGCGGTACTGCAAGTTAGGTAGAAAACGACGCCGGGTTTTGTTGTTAGCGTGGGAAACGCGATTCCCGAGCAAAGGCGTTTTCCCCGTTATTTCGCACACTCGGGCCATGGTGCTTTTCCTCGAATCGAAAGAATGCGCATTTTACCCACTTCATGGCCAATCCTCAAGAAAAAGTATTCTCAACTCAAAGCAGCCCGCGCTCCGCAAAAGACATGACGCTGTCGCTGCCGACAATAAAGTGATCGAGCACTTTGACATCAACCAGTGCCAGCGACTTCCGGAGCGCCGCGGTAAGCGCTTCGTCTGCGCTACTCGGCTCCGCCAGGCCGGAGGGATGGTTATGCGCAAAAATCACCCCCGCTGCATTATGCCGTAGCGCGCGCTTCACCACTTCCCTAGGAAAAACACTGGTCTGGCTCAGCGTACCCCGGAATAATTCGTCCACTGCAACGACGCGGTTTTGCGCATCGAGAAAAATGCCGGCAAACACTTCATATTCGCGCCCGGAAAGCATGAGGCGCAGGTAGTCGCGTACTGCTTTGGGAGAGTTGAGCGCATCCCCTGCCTTGATTTTCTCATCCAGCGCGCGCCGTGCCATTTCCAGCACCGCGTGCAGTTGCGCGTATTTCGCCGGTCCTAGGCCGGGCGCCTCGCAAAGTTTCTTTTGTGAGGCAGTTAAAAGCTGCGTAAGGCTGCCAAAACGTTTGATTAATCCGCGCGCCAGGTCCACCGCGCTTTTTCCTGCCACGCCCGTGCGCAGTAATATCGCCAGCAGCTCGGCGTCCGAGAGGCTTTGCGCACCGCGGCTTAGCAACTTTTCTCTCGGACGCTCACCTTCAGGCCAGTCGCGTATTCCCATGGGCTTTTGTTAAGTGGTTTCTTAATCACCATCAATATATTACACTCTACGACTTGGCAACGGACTGCGATGATTGATATGAATCGAAATAAGCGTCTGCTGCTTGGCATAACTGGCGGGATTGCCGCTTACAAGGCGGCGGAATTGACGCGCCTTTTGGTGCAGGCAGGCATTGATGTGCAGGTGGTAATGACCGAAGCGGCGTGCCGCTTTGTCGGGGCAGCCACATTCCAGGCGCTCTCAGGCAATCCGGTCTATACCGACTTGTGGGATACGCGCATCACCAATAACATGGCGCATATTGAATTGAGCCGCGAAGTCGACGTCGTACTGGTTGCGCCAGCGAGCGCCGACTTTATCGCTAAACTGGTGCAGGGGCGCGCCGATGATTTGCTCTCCACACTGTGCCTGGCCCGTGAATGTGCTTTGCTAGTCGCACCCGCAATGAACCGGCAGATGTGGGAAAACCCAGCAACCCAGCGCAATATTGCTCAGCTGGAACGCGACGGCGCAACGATGCTCGGTCCCGAAAGCGGCGAACAGGCCTGCGGCGAAACGGGAATGGGTCGTATGCTCGAGCCCGAAGCGCTGCTTGATGATATCCAAGCCCATTTTCAGCCGAGATTGCTGCAGGGCAAACGCGTGTTGGTTACCGCGGGTCCCACCTTTGAGGCGATTGACGCTGTGCGCGGCATTACTAACCTAAGTTCCGGCAAGATGGGTTATGCAACAGCGCGCGCCGCGCTGGAAGCCGGCGCGGAGGTAATTTTGGTAAGCGGAATGGTAAGCCTCGCGCCTCCTCCGGCTGCCAAGTTTATCTCCGTGACTGGCGCGCAGGAAATGTTTGCTGCAGTTAAGCGCGAAGTCGGTGGGGCTGACATTTTTATCGGCGTGGCAGCAGTGGCAGACTACCATGTAGTCAATCCCAGCAAACAAAAGATCAAGAAAACCGGACAAACTCTGAATTTGCAACTCGCGCCCAATCCGGACATTCTCGAATACGTCGCAAGCCTTCACGACGGCCCTTTTTGTGTTGGCTTTGCCGCGGAATGCGAAAAACTCCAACAACACGCCGAGCAGAAACGCCGGGATAAAAAAATCCCGCTGCTCGCCGCGAATTTGGTGCATGAGGCCTTGGGTAAAGATGTAAGTGAACTGGTGTTGTTCGACGACAGCGGGAGCCATCCGCTGCCGCGCGCACCGAAAATCACACTTGCGCGGCAGCTGATCCGCCACATTGCCAAGCTTTACGCCAAGTCCCGCACGGTCACACCGTTCACGAGTAACCAAGCGGGCAAATGAAAAAAATTGATGTCAAAATCCTCGACCCGCGCATCAAAGACCAGCTTCCTCACTACGCAACCCCCGGTTCCGCCGGTCTCGACCTGCGCGCCTGCATTGAAGCACCCATTAACCTTAAGCCCGGACAAGCGGAGCTGGTTCCCTCCGGCATCGCCATCCATTTGGACGACCCGAGACTTGCCGCAATCATCCTGCCGCGCTCGGGACTCGGCCACAAGCACGGCATAGTGCTCGGCAATCTAGTGGGATTGATAGACTCGGATTACCAGGGGCAGATTTTTGTCTCGGTGTGGAACCGCGGGCAGCAAAATTTTGTGCTAAATCCGCTGGAGCGCATTGCGCAACTGGTAGTGCTCCCGGTAATGCAGGTAGGGTTCAATATCGTCAGCGATTTTGCAGAAAGCCCGCGCGGATCGGGCGGCTTTGGCAGCACCGGCAAGAACTGAAAACTT comes from Burkholderiales bacterium and encodes:
- the rpmG gene encoding 50S ribosomal protein L33, with the translated sequence MREKIKLESSAGTGHFYTTTKNKRSQTEKMEIKKFDPVARKHVIYKEVKLK
- the rpmB gene encoding 50S ribosomal protein L28, whose protein sequence is MARVCEITGKTPLLGNRVSHANNKTRRRFLPNLQYRKFWLENEKRWVRLRVTNAALRTIDRKGIEAVLADLSGKK
- the radC gene encoding DNA repair protein RadC gives rise to the protein MGIRDWPEGERPREKLLSRGAQSLSDAELLAILLRTGVAGKSAVDLARGLIKRFGSLTQLLTASQKKLCEAPGLGPAKYAQLHAVLEMARRALDEKIKAGDALNSPKAVRDYLRLMLSGREYEVFAGIFLDAQNRVVAVDELFRGTLSQTSVFPREVVKRALRHNAAGVIFAHNHPSGLAEPSSADEALTAALRKSLALVDVKVLDHFIVGSDSVMSFAERGLL
- the coaBC gene encoding bifunctional phosphopantothenoylcysteine decarboxylase/phosphopantothenate--cysteine ligase CoaBC → MIDMNRNKRLLLGITGGIAAYKAAELTRLLVQAGIDVQVVMTEAACRFVGAATFQALSGNPVYTDLWDTRITNNMAHIELSREVDVVLVAPASADFIAKLVQGRADDLLSTLCLARECALLVAPAMNRQMWENPATQRNIAQLERDGATMLGPESGEQACGETGMGRMLEPEALLDDIQAHFQPRLLQGKRVLVTAGPTFEAIDAVRGITNLSSGKMGYATARAALEAGAEVILVSGMVSLAPPPAAKFISVTGAQEMFAAVKREVGGADIFIGVAAVADYHVVNPSKQKIKKTGQTLNLQLAPNPDILEYVASLHDGPFCVGFAAECEKLQQHAEQKRRDKKIPLLAANLVHEALGKDVSELVLFDDSGSHPLPRAPKITLARQLIRHIAKLYAKSRTVTPFTSNQAGK
- the dut gene encoding dUTP diphosphatase, with product MKKIDVKILDPRIKDQLPHYATPGSAGLDLRACIEAPINLKPGQAELVPSGIAIHLDDPRLAAIILPRSGLGHKHGIVLGNLVGLIDSDYQGQIFVSVWNRGQQNFVLNPLERIAQLVVLPVMQVGFNIVSDFAESPRGSGGFGSTGKN